From a single Brassica oleracea var. oleracea cultivar TO1000 chromosome C5, BOL, whole genome shotgun sequence genomic region:
- the LOC106344875 gene encoding uncharacterized protein LOC106344875 produces the protein MRIESSLSSTSVEDRVDSPQSSLSLLPSPPPSPTSRRGSESTSDNTPIARWPFLRRDGGSSFRRNIWTTPEQSSGRVPQLVDEEIVNLEDDGEDAADAPVEDVPPAGLPSVLTRVMLDGIARTCRFLRQLQMRAPTADERPWTPPPGWMCLYEAFFTHSRLWFSLPRLLTSYAAARDIALTQFTPAAMRNVVAALVLGAEVGIDVDLRFFEELATISRNPGTPNTFYINIKSRHGILRGRVNKAHEWFQHYFFIRIDSASMADLNAVLRGTWNSSPKRHPISLPPPAGFPRGVENIRELGVQQWFDFDRDHIFRSVSRISAAVWGAPSGDRSGHRDRSSLRPSSPVPPRRAARSPSVRTRGVRRDIPPYSSVMNDEVTGPSLREGNRGMAQSNPLNCDVEPERAFCESDGMTPAAPEGGEPVSVERGASDTALTGGFMADATRSVVREGRESRSLKRPCECVPTEGAPEEKISRRDPYARVFRYNKGTPFVNDERACAEYFYLLRNAFTDIPDVDDLVHAQEFKDMSRSTAQSNAHAVRLMSLYKRELRRVRAKLEDMFAEKESCDARIKELDVTVYGLSSSAEVLRAELAASSGREAILRYLERSHEDYAAKEVARAVREAVAKYWGRLERVRAYLDDQERVKEVVFKENQMTGIVSCHEVCIEEGIPIPSEKLRRHRVALRENTDLLDNTEVATLENDDLVLSPLPSSS, from the exons ATGAGAATCGAATCTAGCCTTTCCTCCACTTCTGTTGAGGATCGTGTGGATTCTCCGCAATCTTCTCTGTCTCTTCTTCCGTCTCCTCCTCCGTCTCCGACCAGTCGGAGAGGTTCGGAGTCTACGAGTGATAATACTCCAATTGCCCGTTGGCCCTTTCTCCGTCGCGACGGAGGAAGTTCTTTCCGCCGGAATATTTGGACGACACCGGAGCAGAGTTCTGGTCGTGTTCCTCAACTTGTTGATGAAGAAATTGTCAACCTTGAGGATGATGGAGAGGACGCAGCTGATGCTCCGGTGGAAGACGTTCCTCCGGCAGGGCTTCCCTCTGTTCTGACACGTGTGATGCTCGATGGTATTGCGAGGACTTGCCGCTTTCTGAGGCAATTACAGATGCGTGCTCCGACTGCTGATGAGAGGCCATGGACGCCGCCCCCTGGATGGATGTGTCTGTACGAGGCGTTTTTTACTCATTCGCGTCTCTGGTTTTCTCTCCCTCGTCTTCTGACGTCGTATGCTGCTGCCCGGGATATCGCTTTGACTCAATTTACTCCCGCCGCCATGCGGAATGTAGTTGCGGCTCTGGTTTTGGGGGCTGAGGTCGGCATTGATGTCGATCTTCGTTTCTTCGAGGAGTTGGCTACTATTAGCAGGAACCCAGGGACTCCTAATACTTTTTACATAAATATTAAGTCTCGTCACGGCATTCTCAGGGGGAGGGTGAATAAGGCGCATGAGTGGTTTCAGCATTATTTCTTCATCCGGATTGACTCGGCTTCTATGGCGGATCTTAATGCGGTCCTGAGAGGGACTTGGAACTCTTCGCCTA AGCGTCATCCAATCTCGCTTCCTCCGCCAGCGGGGTTTCCTCGTGGAGTGGAGAACATTCGTGAATTGGGGGTTCAGCAGTGGTTCGACTTCGATCGCGATCATATCTTTCGTAGTGTTTCGCGTATCTCGGCCG CCGTTTGGGGGGCTCCTTCCGGCGATCGATCGGGTCATCGTGATCGGTCTTCGTTGCGTCCCTCTTCTCCTGTGCCGCCGCGTCGAGCCGCTCGCTCTCCTTCGGTACGGACCAGGGGCGTCCGTCGTGACATCCCTCCGTATTCGAGTGTTATGAATGACGAGGTGACGGGTCCTTCTTTGCGGGAAGGAAACAGGGGAATGGCCCAGTCCAACCCCTTGAATTGTGATGTGGAGCCCGAAAGGGCGTTTTGTGAATCTGATGGAATGACTCCGGCTGCTCCCGAGGGTGGGGAGCCGGTTAGTGTTGAAAGGGGGGCTTCTGATACAGCCCTGACAGGTGGTTTTATGGCTGATGCCACCCGTTCTGTTGTTCGGGAAGGCCGAGAATCTAGATCTCTTAAGCGTCCGTGCGAATGTGTCCCGACGGAGGGTGCCCCAGAAGAGAAGATATCTCGGCGGGATCCCTATGCCCGGGTGTTCCGTTATAACAAGGGTACTCCTTTTGTGAACGACGAGCGCGCTTGCGCCGAGTACTTCTATCTTCTGAGGAATGCTTTCACGGACATTCCTGACGTTGATGATCTAGTGCATGCTCAGGAGTTCAAGGATATGTCTCGCTCTACTGCTCAG TCGAACGCCCATGCGGTGCGGCTTATGTCTCTTTACAAGAGGGAGCTCCGGAGGGTGCGGGCTAAGCTGGAGGATATGTTCGCGGAGAAGGAGTCGTGCGATGCCCGTATCAAAGAGCTGGATGTTACTGTCTACGGCTTAAGTTCCTCTGCTGAGGTTCTTCGGGCGGAGCTTGCGGCGTCGTCTGGTCGTGAGGCCATTCTTCG TTATCTCGAGCGAAGTCACGAAGATTATGCTGCAAAGGAGGTGGCTCGGGCCGTTCGTGAAGCCGTTGCGAAGTATTGGGGCCGTTTGGAGCGGGTGAGGGCGTACTTGGATGATCAAGAGCGTGTGAAGGAGGTTGTCTTCAAGGAGAACCAAATGACCGGGATCGTGTCTTGTCATGAGGTCTGTATTGAGGAAGGCATTCCGATTCCTTCGGAGAAGTTGAGGCGTCACCGGGTGGCTTTGAGGGAAAACACTGATCTTCTGGACAACACCGA